A window of Rhinolophus ferrumequinum isolate MPI-CBG mRhiFer1 chromosome X, mRhiFer1_v1.p, whole genome shotgun sequence contains these coding sequences:
- the SLC25A6 gene encoding ADP/ATP translocase 3 yields MTEQAISFAKDFLAGGIAAAISKTAVAPIERVKLLLQVQHASKQIAVDQQYKGIMDCIVRIPKEQGMLSFWRGNLANVIRYFPTQALNFAFKDKYKQVFLGGVDKHTQFWRYFAGNLASGGAAGATSLCFVYPLDFARTRLAADVGKSGTEREFKGLGDCLVKITKSDGLRGLYQGFNVSVQGIIIYRAAYFGVYDTAKGMLPDPKNTHIVVSWMIAQTVTAVAGVVSYPFDTVRRRMMMQSGRKGADIMYRGTVDCWRKIFKDEGGKAFFKGAWSNVLRGMGGAFVLVLYDELKKVI; encoded by the exons ATGACGGAACAGGCCATCTCCTTCGCCAAGGACTTCCTGGCCGGAGGCATCGCCGCCGCCATCTCCAAGACGGCCGTGGCCCCGATCGAGCGGGTCAAGCTGCTGCTGCAG GTGCAGCATGCCAGCAAGCAGATCGCCGTGGACCAGCAGTACAAGGGCATCATGGACTGCATCGTGCGTATCCCCAAGGAGCAGGGCATGCTGTCCTTCTGGAGGGGCAACCTGGCCAACGTCATCCGCTACTTCCCCACGCAAGCCCTCAACTTCGCCTTCAAGGACAAGTACAAGCAGGTCTTCCTGGGGGGCGTGGACAAGCACACCCAGTTCTGGAGGTACTTCGCCGGCAACCTGGCATCCGGCGGTGCGGCTGGAGCCACCTCCCTCTGCTTCGTCTACCCCCTGGATTTCGCCAGAACCCGTCTGGCAGCTGATGTGGGCAAATCGGGCACCGAGCGGGAGTTCAAGGGCCTGGGGGACTGTCTGGTGAAGATCACCAAGTCCGACGGCCTCCGGGGCCTGTACCAGGGCTTCAACGTGTCTGTGCAGGGCATCATCATTTATCGGGCTGCCTACTTTGGCGTGTACGACACGGCCAAAG GCATGCTCCCCGACCCCAAGAACACCCACATCGTGGTCAGCTGGATGATCGCCCAGACGGTGACGGCCGTGGCCGGAGTCGTGTCCTACCCCTTCGACACCGTCAGGCGACGCATGATGATGCAGTCAGGGCGCAAAGGAG CGGACATCATGTACCGGGGGACCGTGGACTGCTGGCGGAAGATCTTCAAGGACGAGGGCGGCAAGGCCTTCTTCAAGGGTGCCTGGTCCAACGTCCTGAGGGGCATGGGCGGCGCCTTTGTGCTGGTCCTGTACGACGAGCTGAAGAAGGTCATCTAG